A segment of the Arachis hypogaea cultivar Tifrunner chromosome 5, arahy.Tifrunner.gnm2.J5K5, whole genome shotgun sequence genome:
TAGCTGTGTGCCTTATTACACGAACATCCTTGCTGCATCTCATTCTcttatcatattatttttaacttgCTGTATATTATACACACCAGTATATATTGTCTGACTTGCTATCACATATATACATCGAGACAAACAATGTTCTGACATACCCATTATAATTTACGTGTGGTCATTTCAAGTTCAAAAATCTGAGTCTTTATCATATATTACGTGAGTCTTTATCATATtataatatatgatatatatgatatatgatatgatatgatatgatatatgaTATGATAATATATGATGTTATATGATGATAAaatctatatatttattttttccttttttaaataTCCGGTATACTTTATATAATGGATATAATAAAGTGGAATTAGAATTAGATTAGAtactatattatataatattataggtAATAGGAAAtttattacatatattatatgaTTACGATTATATGGTATGATATGatagtcataataataataataatataataataataaaaacattaGGCTTCTGAAGAGTTAGTAGGTAATTAGGCTTTTCAAGCTTCTAATTAAAAGTTCCATTTATGCCGGTGTGTGCAATGAGAATTaagtaaaaagaataataaaaataacaagtTATCAGTGCTTTAAGATACAGcgtcattaattaataatattagttACTATTCATTTACATAAAGCATGGCCATGTAACTTTTCATTGTAGCATCAGCATCGGTACAATTCATCATGATATATATAGCATCGAACCATATCTCAAAAGAAGCAATAAGTAGCTACATATACAACATAATAGAGATCAGAGATCACTTCTAAAATATGACTCGAGAGGGCTTTGTTTCTGGATTAAGGGCCTTTCAATAAGGTTTTCTTCTTCGGTCTTCCTTCTTCAGGTAATTATTAACATTGATGACAACATAACTTTTTTTTTCGGGCATTTCTTATATTCTTTTGAGTAAATTTATATTCATtggttttttttaattcataaactCGTCTTTTATTGTGGTGACAACCAATCAATTATGCAAATTTAATTTGTTGACCATGCCATATGTTGAGTTTCAGGCAAGATGGATAGCCTTAACTCTTACTATCAAGGAAGATACTTTTATATGGAGGTCAACCCCGATTTAGTATGTAGCTAACTCACTGAATATACAAAATATTCATTTTATGTATCAACCTTAATTTGATTAGCGTTATATTATATCATACATTTAATGCTTGATACCTTCTATTTTGAAGGAGATGGGTGAAATTCCTTCGACATTCTATAGGAGATTTAAAGATGCACTACCAAAGTTGATGACATTTTATGATTCTGTTGGCAACGAAGTTGATGTGGTCATTGAGAAGTGCCATCGAACTGCTATAATTATTATCGGCTACAATAACCTTGCTGCGATTTATGGCCTCAAAGATGGAGGTTGGTTGAGTGTCTGTTACGTTGGCCGAGACAGATTTCTCATTGTTGAAGTCAAGGACCACAACATGCGGACCAAAGAGCTGTGCTACCCACCGTTAAAGCTGGGTGTGGACATCAAACCATCAATACCTCTTCCAGGAATCATAGAACTATCTGAAGATGAGTCTAATGCAACCCCACCGCTTGAAACTACTGAACCTGTCCAAGTTTCACAAATAGTGTATCAACAACCTGATGAAGCTGTGAATAATTCCAACTGGGATGATGCCACTGACGAACTCCAACATCTCCCAGAATCTGTGTTCAATCTGTTGACCTGCATTGACCCTCCCACATTTTATGGTCTTGAACCTTACTTTAATCAGCTGGAACCCAGTGTCAATAATGAGGATCAACACGACCAACTGGATCCAATAATTTCACTTTCTCCATTCCGGGCGTCTCTTTTTTTAGATGTCCcacagacaaaaaaaaaaaaaaaactctgttGTGGCCGAGGAAACAGGTGATAATTGTAACATTAGTACTGAGGTTGTTTCAACTGAGAATGCAGGGTTTCCAAATGGTCAGAGCCCTCCACCCCCGAGTCCTAACATTGGGCTTTCCCCACCGCATTCTCCAATCATGCAAGACTTTTATTCGGTTGTGAGGGTGATATCTGAGTACCAGTCAAAACACTATTCTATGGTATGTCTCTGCAATTCATAAATATTATCATTCTTCATATTGAATGAAGTTAATTTCCTTGCATCTAAGTATCTAATAGCCCACCATTTTATGCCACTTTCATTTGGTAGCTACTTCCGTCTGCTTTCTCTTCGCTTGCGTTTCCTTCGAGGCCTGATTTCGTTCGCGTTAGAGAGTTACACAAGCCACCCATCATCATGAAGCTTCGATGGAGGAGCCTCAGGTCATCAGAAGCCTTTCTTACCAGGGGTTGGAGAAAATTTTTAGTCGACCATGGCCTAAAATGTGGAAGTGTAGTTCGTTTCTGCGTCCCTATTAATGATGAAACTACTATAATTGTTTCTATATTAcgtatctaagatgtttatttggTAATGGTTTTTATTTTAGCAATGCCTCTAGAGTATGATGCAGTATTGGAGTGTCTCAACCATGTGTAATATGGTATTAATGTCATTAGTTGTACTAAGTTCCATCTATCTGTAACTTAAATGAATTAGAATGTTTCTGGTTCGACTTATCATTAGTTTATGTTTGAAGCCAATTGAGACACGGGCCGATCTACaacaattattatattaatatattataatcgAGAACTGGACTGGGCCGCTTTGAAAGCAACGCCATCGTTTTATGTTTGTATAAGAAAAAACCAAAAAGCAATCACATTCGTTAGTCCCATGTTCCCCTAGCCCCTTTCTCTTTTTCCCTTCCGAATGGAATCAAAGCCCTAGATAGCCTTCATGACCACCACCGCCGTTTTGGTGCCCATCGTATGTGCGTTTAACCCCATTCAGTTTTATGCTTTCCCCGTATTTCTCCGTTACACAGGTGCTCAATTTTCCTTGGTTTTTTTATACTCTGTTCACAAATTCTTCAATGAGTATCGCATGTTTTGTGTTCTTATTGAATTTTCTTttggttattatttattaattgatGGTAGGCAAATTTGGATTGTGAATGCTCTGCTATATTTTCTGTACTATTTTTGTCATtgttgatttattattattattattattattattattattattattattattattattattatggaagTAGTGATGCGGTTCGATCACCGCCAACACTGCTATTATGTTATGtagattaaattattaaattattaatttattatattcatGTACATGTAAATGTACATAGATGTAGAGGTATGTAGctactattactatattattaacgGATAACTActaaagataataataattaatatttcaattattatattatatattatatattatagatttaattattttgttggtctatataattttgtaaaattttttattaggtctttatacttttttctttttaattatatttttataccaattttttttccaTCTAAGTCTGTCTTGGTAGTCATTGGCTTAAATTTATAGTGATTCAACTTAAAATAAATTGGTGagggacataaataaaaaaaattgttgacacccaattaaaaaaaattggtacaaagactcaattaaaagaaaacaaaagtacAGAAAGCTAACATAAAAATTTTCCGAAATTGTAaagaccaatagaataattaaacctatattaTATTATACGATATTACTATGTGTATAATTACAATATAAATACTTGACTGTAACTACTGATATTGTATAGATTTAGATTAGCTTAGCGCAATTATATATAATGTacaatattacaaaaaaaaatacagttataataataattaaaattctaaTAATTATGTCTATAATTACAAATGAGTTAATTTACTGCAACAACAGAGATTATGTAGCTTTAGATATTAGATATAGATATAGATTTAGATTTACATTAGATTAGTTATATATACTGTAtatacaatatatacaatataCATGCTATGTATTTAgtatatttgtttatttgtttatttgtttatagAAATGATGATCAGCTATATATCTTACTGCAACTATTGATTTTatgttcataattttttaaattaatagttaCTAACACTTTTTATAATTACCTCAACTCTGAACCATGTCATGTCTCCAATATGTTTTGGGCTATCAGATTGGTGTTCTGAAAATGTAATTGAGGAGATTGTACTGTTGTTCATGGCCTCATGTACTGTGGTGAATGTAGTTACTTTCTACAAGATTGCTACTTTGCGTGTACATGGCCAATGACCATGTCACTAGCATGTATAACATCAGGCACCTCCCACCACCACCATGGGCTACGTGTTACTATAAATTCATCACCCATATGAATACTCCAGCATCGCTCCAGTGAGACTTCAAGTAAAAACTCTTTACAGCTCCACATATATTGGTTACAAATGGCAAGCACGTACAACAACCTCAAGGATATTGAGGCATCTTCAGACCACTTAGTATTGAGGATTAAAGTGAGAGTCGTGAAAATATGGTCATTGTCTCCTGCTGAGCAAAAATACGTGAAGCCAACTTTAGAGTTGGTGGTCATGGATCACGTGGTGAGCTAACAACTACAACCTAGCACTTGATTTAACAAACTTTACTGATCACTTTGTTAGGCATATCATTTTTTTTCATGTACGAGTTTGATACCAATTTAATACCAAGCTTTGTTTTCAGGGCGATCGAATCCAGTGCACTATTAGGAATGCTCAGAGGAGGCTCTTTGAAGATGAGTTATCGGAGGGAAAAATCTATATCGTTTGTAACTTCTCAACTTCCTTGAATGACCAGAAATACAAGGCCACTAACCATGCATGTAGGATATACTTCAAGAGGGATACTCAACTTCAGATGGTCCATGATCCATCCTTTCCGGAGAATGTGTTTCGTTTTGTTCCTAACGATCTAATACTGAACCACACAAATGCTCAGTCGCATCTTATAGGTATGACGAAAATCATTCCCAGCCTTCCAATTAGCttaatcaaacataaaacatatATTCATTAATGTCTATTAATTAGTGATTAGCCGTTATATATTATTCTGTTTCAGATGTTATTGGTCTACTTACTGGCAAGGGTGACATAATTGAATTTACTAAGAATGGCAAGAAGTGCAGCTACATTGTTCTCGAGCTTGATGACATGCAGTTAGTGTTATATATTTTCTTAGTAAAATTGTTACTCACATCATTACCCACGCACTAAGTGCATCTCACGTGAGAGTTGTTTTATTCATGTGTGTTTTACGTTTCTTCCCGTCGGACTTTTATAACAGGGGAAAAGGCAAGATTAGGTGTACACTTTGGGAGGATTTTGCAACTATGTTGGTCAAGCACATTGAAGAGCAGCCAACATCAGAGTACATCATCATTGTACAGTTCGCTAAGTTCAACCTCTTTAAAGGTTTGCAATTATATGGCTCTTATTAATGTACCACATTTGCACTTCATGTAATTGCTTTCGAAACTAGACAATGAGCATGCTTTGATTCCGTCATTGTGTAGTTATTTCTATATACCTTAATTGACACAGGTGCAATGGGCATATCAAATACCAATCATAATTCAATTCTCTACATCAATGCGGACTTCCAAGAGGTTAAGGATTTTCGCAAGAGGTAATAAATCTAACCGTGTCGTCTGTATCAAATTGACACTCATACACTAGAACAGATTAATAAAATTCATGTACAATGTCAAAAATTTAAGCGTCGTCCTGGCGGGGGTTCCACGTGCAAACCAACTATCCCAAATTGCTGTGGAGCCAGCGTACTCTATGGAGGATGATCTCATCAATGTCTCCATTTACAAACCCATTTCTGAACTCAAGGCATCCATTGAGGTCTGTGATCAAGTTTTATTGACTAAGCAACGTAATCTCTTTGCTTCAAATTATAATCTACTATTTGCTTCTTCAATttgttaaaactaaaatttattataacGAGAAGTATATCTAAAATGGATGAGGTCTCcacttatttaaaataaaatattaattcacAAACTTTCATAATAAAgacttcattaattaattattttgtcattACTGTTTCGACTCAAAATAATATCTACCTGCATCGTATAATTTCATGATTTAAGTTTATGTGATAAGAGTAAAAGTTTCACTGAAAAACTCGCCTGAGAAAGAAGAACTAAACCACAATGCCGTAACAAATTTCTCCTGATAAACTACTACGCTATTTATTTTGCGAATCCAACTATGCGATGAGTTTGAATGTTGTTTATTCTTAAGAATGGTAGCTTCGTGACAATTGGAACTGTAATTGCAATTGACCCCAAGAACGGTTGGTGGTATAAAAGTTGTAAACATTGCTTTCATTCACTAAAGGAGGCTGAGGATTCCTACTATTGTGCCAAGTGTGCCACCTATCCAACGACTCACACACCCAGGTATACAAGTCAACCCTATGTTCAAGCTCTTATTCAGCAACTTCATGCAGTATCCATGTATCTTTGGTAACGCCTTATCCTTTGTAGGTATAGCATTAATATAAAGGTTGCTGATGATACCGATACGGCTTCATTCCTTCTTTATGACAAGGAAGCGGCCAAATATCTTGGAATCTCTGCCTCTGACCTCAGGCTTGCACAACTAACTAGGGTAATGTTTAAAATATGCATACAGAGTTATGTATATGTAAAGACATGCTATTCCTTTTACAAATATTGTTACACAATTATTTAATTAACCTATAAACCAAAATCAGGGTGGAGTAAATGAGGAATACCCAATAGAGCTGAATTCCTTTAGGGGTAAGAAATTCCTATTCAAGGTTTCTGTCAAGATGGAAGATCTAAATTCTTTTCAGCCTTGCAAGGTCATTGTGATGAAGATGACTGATGAGATATCGCTTATAACAAAATTTTTAGGAAAGCATGATATATACCAGGTGACTTATTTGATGACTTATTTGATTATGGTAAACCTTTGTGATATTCCTATTTATACGTCTGACTTGGTGCAGCAAAACCTTGCACTGGAACACTCAGAACTGTTGAACATGCAAACTGCTTCCACCGACACGCCAAAGGTAACTATCAAACGGTGAAAATCGTTAAGTTGAGCATTAAGTAGTGATATTTAGTTAAAAATGCAGGGCACGGGTTCTCCTTCTGTTGAGGCGTTGGTGGAAAACTCTAAGGATGCTTTCTCAACCCCCAAGAGAAACATTATTAGTGGTGGATGCTCTAAGCAACTCATTGATCTTTATCCAGACTCTGCTAATGGATCATCATCGAAGTGTAGAAAGCTCGAAGATGGCATTCTCGGAGTTGATAGAGTCTACCAAGATTAGTCTGGATAGATTCTCAAGCAAAATATATGTTGGACGAATGATCAAGCTCAAGTACCATACTATATTTCTCAGTATCAATGTTGCGTATAATCATGGTTTCGTGTTGTGTCCTTTAGTGAAgtgatgatgttattttttttttcctataGCTATGTCATCCAATAACGCATGGTCTAATGCTAGCAAACCATGCGAGTCATTGTGTGCATGTAATGCTTATTATGTATGTCGAGCAAAAGCAATATCTATGATATGCGCTTGCTTCTTATGTTTGGTTCCTTTAATCCAATCGTAGTGTGTTTGTTTAATAATTGCATCCTACTATCTAAATTGAAATTAGTATCTAACTTAATACTTATGATAGATAATTTGGATAATGATTCACTGCCTGGAAGATGTGCCCAAGCATTTTCTAATCATTTTCAGATCCATTAATAAAGGTTaccttttttatcattttataatATACATTCCTTATGCGGTTGTCTTTAGAATTGTATAGTTTATCCCTTTATACCAATTAGTGTAACAGTGATTATAGCATCTATATGAGACAAACTTTATGCGTGTCAACAAATGAACTAGCACTCTAGACGGGAGACCTAAGGACAGGATATGAGCTCTTATATACCCATATATacattttttcattttcaaatttttaatttctaaatcaatatAAAAGCTATCATTTATTGTTTACTAAGATTACacatatttacttttcttactactGGCTTCAGGGCATGATGTGTGGCACCTcctttatttgatttatttgattatttgatttttttgaaatcatTACTTCCCTATATCCCTATTGAATATTTCTTCCCCATCAGAGCACAGCTGTCCTTTGTGCATGATCTCTCCTTCCTATGAGCGGTACTTTATGTACATCTGTTCACACTATTCCAATATAAAATATGTAAACTGGCTTCATGTACCTGTCTTCTTCTTTGGAAAGTTAATATATATTTACAACTATCCTATTCAAACATCAAACCTGCATTTTTTTTAGCCTGGACAGACATTGCTGGTTACTTTGTAAGGGCTAATAGAATAGTCATAAGCTATCACAACACTTCCATACATATTTCTACCTCCACTATTACAAACCATGGAGGAGAGTAGGCTCATTCCTGTGGACTTTGATGAGGATCGTATATTTTATCTTCATGTTGATCCCCAAGCTGTAAGTCTTATTTATTCACCCCTTGAGCCATAAATGGTTTCcaaaatattcatatatattttcTCTTCGTTTTTTGAAAAACAAGATACTTATGATTATGTTAATCTATATTTTCAGGTTACACATGAGTTACCCTCCCTATTTTATAGGAAGTATAGGAACTTCTTCGAGATAGGATGATTGTAATAGACATGAATGACAATCAAATTGAGCTATCATTGAGCAGAGGGTTTTCTACTGGCTACATACTCCATGGATTTCATAATTTGGTCACATGTTATGGACTCAGCCATGGTGGCTGGATGAAGTTACTGTACGTTGGGGAGGACATATTTGTTGTTATGAAGGTGAAGGACAGCTTCATGATGCAGAGAGATTTCTCATATCCAACTTCTAATGTTTTGCACAAAAATAAACCACCAGCCAATCCCCTTTCTGCCCAACAAATGCCACGAGTTTCGACTCCTTCAGATTTGGTTCGTTCGAACTATGCAGATATGCCAGTTCTAGAAGTTAATTTGCAAAATAGCTTTGTACAACAAACTCTACATAATCCCATTGCCACAATACCTTCCCCTACTTCTAACGGGAACACCTCCGAGGTGAGAACTGCCTATAAGAAAGATCTTCAGCTCACAGGCTTCCAGGGACAGGATGGTTTCCTTAGTGCTTCTCCGCTGTCTAAGACTTTTCTTCACAAAGACCTGGACCGCTCCGCTGCGAGCGCGTCACATACCATGCCTAACAAATGCAACAAATTTGGCCAGGATCCAGCCCAAGTTTCCCCACAGGCATCCCCATACTGCAACGGTACCATCAATCATGTTTGTTCCATTACTAAAGTCCAAACTCACGTCCCCAAAAAAGCCGAACCGAACCAGTCCACTACACCGTTAACCACTGCTGGCCCCGACtcaaacattcaaggacctcaTGTCTATCGTTTCCTCAAGCTTCTCACTTCCAACCAAGTTAACAACAGTTCCGTGGTAATCATCCTAAACTTTTTTACTTTCGTGCATTGCTATACCTCATCCAACAATTTCTAACaagttgtttaattttttttaatttccgtGGTCCTCAATTGCAAGATCATTCCCCTTAGATTTGCTGAGAGTGCATTTCCTAGCAGACACAACCATGTCAAGGTGATTATGGACAATGGCTCTTGCTACCGCATGGGGTTGAGGTGGAGCAAAAAAAAGAAAGCTGGGTTGTATCTTACGCGTGGTTGGAAGCTATTTGCTAAATACAATGGATTGAAATCCGGTACTGTTTTGCAGTTTTCCATTTTTACAAATGACGAGACGACGATGCATGTAAAGATCCTTAAGATGTGAAAAATGGTAAGATGTGAAAAATGGTAACATTAGTTTGGGTTTCAGCCAGTGAGTAGTCATCTATTTCAGTTAGCTTTAATTTTGTCATTTATATTTAATTCCAAGGCCAGTGTTATAGCCAACCTGTGATTTCAGTACTTTGTTTCATTAGAATGCAAGTTTTTTTTGGTTCATGTTCTTGGTTGTGCACACGTGTTTAATTCCATCTAATCTAATATCTAAGTCATGTTGAACTTTATTTACTTCATTGTTCCAACATAAATGTCGGCTTTTCCTTAAAGGCTAACTAATTCAATGTTGCTGATCTATGGAATGAATGTTTTGCTGCATAAATAACAACTTTGTATACCAAAAATATCAATCTGGCTCAATCTGTGACAATTCACACCTACTATggaacaaatatgcaaatgagtCCACAGTGTTTCGCCCTATAAACAGTCTAAATTTTATATCTGCTTCCATATTCGAAGACTGCAACTTAACGTTGTTATGCTTATCATGTGGATGAGAAATAAAAACAGGATCCTTTGTTTGATTCTCCTTATAATAATAACAGTGAATCATTACAACGAATCAACGGCTTAAGTTCTTTTAATTAAATGCTGTGGTCACAATTGCATAAGGAATTATCACATGCCCTTGCAAGGAGTGTTACTTTTCAATATATAATTCCAAAAGTTAATAACTTATAGCCCAAGAGGAAATCCATTCATATGCAGGGTAGTTAACCAATGattcatatatattaaaatacacttCTCTACATACACCGTGTGGGTCCTCCCAATTACTATATGAGATCAAACCCATTGAAAAAATTTGAACCCAAAAGTATAGTACATAATAGATAATCTGCTTAAAATAATTGTGTGGCAAAATGTTAATTAATAATGGCATTGTAGTCTATGAACCTAATCGTAACACAAGATTGATTAAGTGGCTTCGTGGGGCTCTACTCAATCCCATCATAGTTATTCTGATACAATGTATTTACTCAAACCATGAAACCAATGAGAGTATGCAAGCCTTTACTCTATCATAatccattatttttattataattcagAACCCGCCGCTTGATACCTCTTAGCAGGTTGTCAACCAGTTGTCACGATTTGTCTTCGACTACACCCATCACCTGCTCTAACATCAGTTTCGTAACCACAGTAACACACTTCATTTACAAAATCAATCCTTTATAAGATCATGTTCAGACGCAGCTTGAACACTCAACCGCAAAATTAGGATTGAGTCATTACCAAGGCCTTAGGGATGGTCATTCTGGCACAAATTCCAAGTTGACTTTTATAGAGTTGCCCATACTTCACAGTTTGAGTAGTGACAACTTATCAACAGAGTAGACTAATGATGATATCTAAAACTATCTATCCCTATTTTGGCCACATGTCCCTATAATGAGTTTTTAAACAACCTAAATTCCCTTATTACTTATTACTTAATTACTTAATTAGCATATAAAATAAGTAGATAGAACTTATCCAGATTACCTAAGTTGAAATATCTCTCATCATCTGTAAATCACTTATAAAAAGTATAATAACTACATACATGGCTAAGGATAACTAAATATATATTGCACTCAATACACCTTTTTCTCATTCCTGTTGCATTCTATATTACGGTGGGGTCTCTCTATTAATTCATAGAGATGCTATTCAGTATGAAGCAAAGTATTTTTTACTCCTTCTATATACTACTTTAACTCTCCCAAAACACATGTATGAAAGTACCTCATTTACTTCTCTAGGTTCGATTCATTACTGAAGAAAGTTCTTTTTAGTTCTTACAATGAGCAACGATCACAAAGCCTCTAACATTGATGAAGAATGTCGTGTCTTTTACCTCACAGTTGATCCTTTTGCGGTATGAAATGCATctattattgttgaaatttttttatgtctCCAATGcatctattattttttaaaacttgcCTGAGACTTAGCTGCTGACACTAATGCCATACATCGTGCCattcttttccattttttattaatcaatctGCATCTATGTTCATTTGCTATAGAAAATGCATTCTATCCCTAGCCTATTCTATAGAAAATACAACCATTTCTTGGAAGACAAGATGCGAGTTGTAGACACCAATCGGAACCAAATTATCCTCAGGATAGCTAAGGGATACAACACTGCCTATATTATGGAAGGCTTACACTTCTTGGTCCAACTTTATGGCCTCAAACAAGGGGGAACCATCAAGCTCCGCTACCTTTTCAGGGACATCTTTTATGTCATTAAGGTTAGGGATGATAAGATGGCAAGCCTCCCAATTCTGTACCACTATATGAAGGGTCGTTTAGATGACAATTTCTCACATAAGGGCAAACAGGTTATTCAAACTGACCCTTTATTTGATGAGGTTGAGCGATTCCACTATGGATCGTACAAagtaaacaagaagaagaagaagaactctgCTAAAGTCACCAGCAGGCAGACGAACAAGAAGGACCGTTACCGTGAGCATGCAGTGCCTGTTAAAGGAAAAACTTTCTTTAAAAGGACAAGCAATACTAAAGCTCGTGATGTTGCTTTAGAGATTCCAAAACACAAGCTCATTGCAAAGCATTTAGATATTGATCTGAATGTTGTCCCACCCGTTGATGAAGAGGACGTCAATATGCAGGAACCAAGTATGGGAAATAACAACCATCTCGATCACCACATTGACAAACCCACTGATCTGAGCAGAGCTCTCACTACCGTGCCCGCTCAATTTCATGAATTCATGCCATCTGATCCAGTTGGACAGTTAGTGGATTGCCATGGATGTCCTTTTGATTTTCCTGGCTTCAATGCTGGACCATTCAGCTTATACTTTCCAAACAACTTCAGCATCAACGCACCTTATTATTCTTTTGTACGCGAGTTAACCAAACACGACATACAGTGCTCCTACTTGGTAATTACATTCTACGcagattaaatatataaattcactcAAGTTCTAGATGATTATATTATTTGACATAGCTATGCTAACATTTGGCTTTTTGTTTGTTCAGAATGTTCCTACTAATTTTGCAATGCATGCCTTTCCATCTAGATTTTATCATGTTTGTTTACTCCAGCACGGCGGGTTTCAATACCACATGGGACTCCGCTGGAAGATGACACCTGTGTTCATCCAAGTGGATCTTAATACAGGGTGGAGAGGTTTCGTAAGGAATAACTTATTAAGGATTGGCAGTGTTCTGAGATTCATTGCATGTCCCTTGAATGAATCTTTCATGTATGTTGAAATCTGGAAATGTTGATGCAGTAGGTACCACATTAGTTTTGGTTAGTTATTACCCCTTTTGGTCTTATACCTATATCACCTATGATTTCCTTTTGGGTTGAGTCACTCTTTGAACCATTATTGATAGATGTTCTCATATAGTTGGACCGGCACAATATCAACAGTCAACAATTAGGTGAAATGAGAACTATGAAGTGGTTCATGTAGTTACTTTTCATGATCATGTTCTGACTCCATGTGATGTAGTTATTATGTATGAAGTTTATGTGCCTTTCAATGTAAAGGAACAAGCAATATTTTTAGATTGAAAACGCTAATTGCATCAATCGTTTCTATTTCTAATATTTGTTCTTTGTATTTACTTCTCTTGATGATGCATTACATCATTTATCATGATACAATAAAGACAAGCACATGCATTGCATATGATGCATATAATATAAATTCAATAGATGACACTACATGTGCTAAGTGCACATTAACTCATAACAAGATCATAGCAT
Coding sequences within it:
- the LOC112802010 gene encoding replication protein A 70 kDa DNA-binding subunit B isoform X2, producing MASTYNNLKDIEASSDHLVLRIKVRVVKIWSLSPAEQKYVKPTLELVVMDHVGDRIQCTIRNAQRRLFEDELSEGKIYIVCNFSTSLNDQKYKATNHACRIYFKRDTQLQMVHDPSFPENVFRFVPNDLILNHTNAQSHLIDVIGLLTGKGDIIEFTKNGKKCSYIVLELDDMQGKGKIRCTLWEDFATMLVKHIEEQPTSEYIIIVQFAKFNLFKGAMGISNTNHNSILYINADFQEVKDFRKSVVLAGVPRANQLSQIAVEPAYSMEDDLINVSIYKPISELKASIENGSFVTIGTVIAIDPKNGWWYKSCKHCFHSLKEAEDSYYCAKCATYPTTHTPRYSINIKVADDTDTASFLLYDKEAAKYLGISASDLRLAQLTRGGVNEEYPIELNSFRGKKFLFKVSVKMEDLNSFQPCKVIVMKMTDEISLITKFLGKHDIYQQNLALEHSELLNMQTASTDTPKGTGSPSVEALVENSKDAFSTPKRNIISGGCSKQLIDLYPDSANGSSSKCRKLEDGILGVDRVYQD
- the LOC112802010 gene encoding replication protein A 70 kDa DNA-binding subunit B isoform X3, with the translated sequence MASTYNNLKDIEASSDHLVLRIKVRVVKIWSLSPAEQKYVKPTLELVVMDHVGDRIQCTIRNAQRRLFEDELSEGKIYIVCNFSTSLNDQKYKATNHACRIYFKRDTQLQMVHDPSFPENVFRFVPNDLILNHTNAQSHLIDVIGLLTGKGDIIEFTKNGKKCSYIVLELDDMQGKGKIRCTLWEDFATMLVKHIEEQPTSEYIIIVQFAKFNLFKGAMGISNTNHNSILYINADFQEVKDFRKSVVLAGVPRANQLSQIAVEPAYSMEDDLINVSIYKPISELKASIEEAEDSYYCAKCATYPTTHTPRYSINIKVADDTDTASFLLYDKEAAKYLGISASDLRLAQLTRGGVNEEYPIELNSFRGKKFLFKVSVKMEDLNSFQPCKVIVMKMTDEISLITKFLGKHDIYQQNLALEHSELLNMQTASTDTPKLKMQGTGSPSVEALVENSKDAFSTPKRNIISGGCSKQLIDLYPDSANGSSSKCRKLEDGILGVDRVYQD
- the LOC112802010 gene encoding replication protein A 70 kDa DNA-binding subunit B isoform X4 is translated as MASTYNNLKDIEASSDHLVLRIKVRVVKIWSLSPAEQKYVKPTLELVVMDHVGDRIQCTIRNAQRRLFEDELSEGKIYIVCNFSTSLNDQKYKATNHACRIYFKRDTQLQMVHDPSFPENVFRFVPNDLILNHTNAQSHLIDVIGLLTGKGDIIEFTKNGKKCSYIVLELDDMQGKGKIRCTLWEDFATMLVKHIEEQPTSEYIIIVQFAKFNLFKGAMGISNTNHNSILYINADFQEVKDFRKSVVLAGVPRANQLSQIAVEPAYSMEDDLINVSIYKPISELKASIEEAEDSYYCAKCATYPTTHTPRYSINIKVADDTDTASFLLYDKEAAKYLGISASDLRLAQLTRGGVNEEYPIELNSFRGKKFLFKVSVKMEDLNSFQPCKVIVMKMTDEISLITKFLGKHDIYQQNLALEHSELLNMQTASTDTPKGTGSPSVEALVENSKDAFSTPKRNIISGGCSKQLIDLYPDSANGSSSKCRKLEDGILGVDRVYQD